The Fibrobacter sp. UWB5 genomic sequence TCTCTCAAAGAAAAAAGGTGTTCGATTAATTGCCGCATTGTTCTTTGTCTTTTATTACTGCTACAAGTTTAGGAATGGCATTGGGGATATATACTTTGAACGTACGTGTGTACCTTATAAGAGTATTTTTGATTATAATTCCTGGAATTTGATGTAGCTTTAGCGATGGTTTGTATTTTGGGTTGAAAATAAGAAGAATATTTCTAATTAATGTGTAAAAAACAAAATGCTGTGTAGGCTTGTATGGTATATTTAGTTTGTCAAGAATGGTATAACACGAAAGATAATCATGCGGGAATCAAGCATCTTTGTAATGAATTACAAAGGCGCTATCCTGATAATTATAAGTCTATTGTTATTCCTGAATATGACAACGGCAAGTGCCACAATAAAATCTTGAAAAAATTTTGGAGACTTAACGCGTATATTCGGCATAGGCTTTATATACATAAAATTGTGTTGGCTTTTAAGAAAATGTTAAAACCAGGAGATAAGGTTTTATTGACAGAGTATCTTTGGAAAGCGAATACTCAGTTACCCATAGCCGATGCAATAAAACGGTCTGGAATGCCTGTAAAGGTTTATGCCATGGCACATTTGGTACCTAGCATATATGATAAAAAATTTTCTGATTCAAAGTTGAAAAAATGGATTGATGCCGTTGATGGTGTTATGACATTGGGACATTCGTTGTCCGATTATCTTGTTAACAGGGGTGTTGAAAAAGAAAAGGTCTTTACGACATTTCATTATGTTGATTTGGATTATTATCATGTTTTAGCTCCTAAGGACGATGTGGTTACGGTTATTGCAATGGGAAATATGATGCGAAATGTAACCTTATTGCAGAGTATTGTAAAACAGAATAGTGCCGTTCATTTTATCATTTGCCAAGGAGCGAATGATTTGAGCCAATTTTTTGAAGGCCTGAAAAATGTGGAGTTGCTGCCCTATATCACAGAAGCGGAATTGCGTGATTATATGAATAAAGCGAGCATATCTTTAAATGTAATGGTGGATACTATCGGTAGTAATGTCATTGTTACTTCAATGGCTATGGGATTAGCTATGATTTGTAGTGATGTTGGTTCTATTCGAGATTATTGTGATGAAAAAAATACGGTGTTTTGTGACAACCATGATGAGAATTCCTGGACAGACGCGATTAAGACCTTGTCTGGAGACATATCAAGACTGAAGGATATGCAAAAAGAATCGCTTCTGAAATCACGGCATTTTTCTTTTGAAAACTTTCATTGTAAATTGCAGCAAATTATGAATTAATAATTTTATGGAGAAATTGATATGAGCTGTAAGCCTCTTGTTTCAGTTATAGTCCCTGTATATAATGTTGAAAAGTACTTGTTGGAAAGTGTCGAAAGCCTTCGAAAGCAAACTTATCCGAATCTGGAAATAGTTCTAGTTGATGACGGATCTCCAGATAATTGCCCAAGGCTCTGTGACGAATTAGCTGCGCAAGATAATAGAATAATGGTTGTGCACAAGAAAAATGGAGGGCTGAGTGATGCTCGAAATGCTGGTATGCAGGTGGCTACTGGCGATTATGTGTTTTTCATGGATTCAGATGATGAAATTACTCCGAATTGTATAGAACTGCACTGTGAAGCTATTGCAAAAAATAATGCCGATTTTTCCATTGCGAATATCCGCATTATAGGCAGTAAATCTGCGGTTGTGAAAGATTTGAATCCCAATTTAGATGAAAACCAACCTTTAAAAACATATTTGAATAGAGAGTGGAGTGCGAGTGCTTGTAATAAATTGTATAGGAAATCTTTTTTAACGAAATGCGGAATTCTTTTTAAAAAGGGTTTGCTACATGAGGACGTGTTATGGTCCTTGAAGAATTCTGAATACGCCCGTAAAATAGCCGTTGTAAAAGAGGCTACGTATCTTTATAAGATAAGGAATGATTCGATAACAACAGAATGTGTTAAGAAAAATAGAATAGACAGTTTGCTTTTTATTCTTCAAGAATGCTGGGCTGACTGGCAGGGAGGTTTAATTCCGGAACCTTTAAAAAATATCTTTGCCAAATTTGTGGATTATTGGCGCTTTTATACAGCTCTTGCATTGTTGCGTTTTGATGGAACCTATGGAGACCGTCAAAAGTATTATCGCGAATTGAAAAAATTAAAGGTTGAAGGGCAATCTTTCAATAAGTACGGATTCTTTATGAATCTTCCCTATATCTTTTTTTTGTTGGTTATGCTTCCAACATTAAAAGCGTATAAATGCGTTCAAAAAATTGCAAAACAATAAAACCAGAATTCTGAAACAAACTGATTGGAAAAACCAAATGAATTGTGATGCGTTCGTTCCTTAGGATCGTGCGTAGTCATCTAGTTTGTTTAATAATTCAATAGATTTTGAAAGTGTTACTTTGCGGCAGAAAAGCATGCCGCTTTGAATAACTTCTTCATAATCACGAGCGTCTAAAATTAGTGGAAGTGATTTGGTGGGGCGTTTTGGATGTCAATCAATGTATCTCAAAGAAGTTGTTGTTTCGATATTTAGTTGCTTCACAAAGGGATGAAGAATTGTTTGGAAAAAAAGCTCGTCGGAACAGGCTGTGAAACGGAATCGTTTTGCCATTGCAGAGTAGTCTTGGTGATGAGAAGATAGCCGGGTAATTACAGTTTTGTTAAAAGATCACCATTGCCAACCCGCAAATAAATTTTCAATATAAGGTATTTTTTTTATGCTTAGCATTTTGGATAGGATGCGCTTAAGCAGCAACGGCTTTATGTTTATATCATTTAGATGGTATCGACATACTCTCGTCCAGGGTATTTTTTCTTTCTCCAAAGAAGAGCTTCGTCTTCTTTGTCGTAATACAAAAAAGATTTTCCATTGTTCTTTTCAAAAAAAATCATCTAGTAAATTATTGCTCACTATAGGATAATCATGTCCTGAGATTAAATGGAAGTAATCCATGTTGATTCCGCAAGTTAATGCTGATTTCATTAGTTGAAATTCTGCTTCAACTTGTGAAAAGCCTCCCCATGATACTCGTACACGAGAGTCATTAGGTAATATTGTCAAACCTTTTAATGAAAAATTAAAGTGTTCCTTAGAAATTTTACGATCAATATGCATGAAAATAAAGTGATTTGGGGCAATCAATCTATTTACAATACGTAATGCTAATTCAGGCTCGTCGTGTACCATCATCAAAAAAGCATGATTCATATGAACTCCGTGATGCTTGTGCTTTTATGGAAAACCCATGAATGATTGTGGTGTGATTGTTTTTTATGTAAAAATAGTTGCTATGGGTGAGACCGTTTTAACAAAAGTGCCTTTACTTTGTTTTTAAGAGCGTTCCGCATCTCTGTTTCTAGGCCAACAAACCAAGATGATGTGATGACGGAAAGAACGGAAAGAATTACTACCGCGAAGAACGATAGATAAGATTCGTCGCTTAGTTTGTAATACAAAAAGAGCGGTGCTGGCAAAGCACAACACAAAACCTTAAAACAAGGAACGAATACTGAGGAGATATCCTTCCATTTATAATTGACAATTTTTATTATCAAAAGAGGTTTTATCACAAGTCCGAGGAATGCGTATGTAAATAGACTTGTCCACGACAAGGCTTCAGGAGAAAAACCTAATCGAAAAAGAATATATACGATTGGAAATTGTATGAAGCCTAATAGGGGGGAAATTAGTGCGTTTTCTTTTAGGCGACCTTTTGCATAAAGGGCTCTATAGAAGGATGTGTCGAATACGCAGAATAAACTTTGAATTATCGCCAGTTGTAAAAAGATTATGGTATATTCTGGGACTGTTTTTAACCATAATGTTAAAAGTTGCTTTGTTCCAAGGCAAATCGGAAGACTTAAAAGTAGCATTAAATAAAAACTGAATTTTGTGGTTGCTAACAAAAGTTGCTTTGAACCTTCATAATCTTTGGCAGCATATTTTTTTACAATTTGCGGATTTGCTGCTGTTTGAAAGTTTGTTACAAATTGATTTGCTGCGGCGTTGACTTGTAGCGATATGGCGCGAGCTGCAACGACAGCTGGAGAAAAAAACATGTTTAACAGAACTAGAACCCCTTGATTATTCAATGCGATTGCGGTGTTGGCGAATAAGCTCCATCCTGAAAAACTAGCGATTTCTTTAAAGAGTTTTTTATCGAAATAAAATCGAAATTTCGTCTCGTCAAAATTTCGGATACAGTAAAGTCTGTAAAAAATGATAATTCCTATTTGTAATAAACACAATAGTAAAGCATATAACTTTAGCTTGTCGATGGAGCCTATTTCCAAAAGATATATAATTAGCAGCTTTAATGATGCCTCAATTATACTAACGTAAGCGTAAATGCCCATTTTTTCGTGAGCGATAATGCTAGCTCCATACGGAACTTGCGTGAGAGAAAAAAAAGCAGTTATTACGGAAAGATGAAGAACAAATTTGGCTGCGTCAAGACGTTCAGGTGCAATCACTAGTTTGTTGTGCAAGAACCATAAGCCCGCTGATTCCGCTAAAATGGCAATAAAGATTGCTAAGCAAAGGTGTGCTGTCAACGTCGTGGAAAAAATGTTTTTTAATTTCTGCGGATCGTTTTCGCCCAATCCGAATGTTATAAAGCGGGATGACCCTGTACTCAGAGCGTTATTAACAAAACTCAAGAAACCGACAATCCCGCCTACAGCTTGATAAATGCCATAGTCGTCAACGCCCAAAATCTGTAAAACCACGCGTGATGTATACAATGAAATGATCATTGTGAGCATCATGCGGAAATACAGGAAAATAGTATTTCTTGCGATTGTTTTGTTGGACGAGTTCATTTTTACAGTATCGAAAAATCGCAATTGTCTGGATCATAGCGTAGGCGACTATTGATATTAATTCCGTCGATATGAGCCATGTCTTCTGCATCTAATTCAAAATCGAAAATATTCAGATTGCTTTTTTGATGTTGTTTACTCAAGCAACGAACTAGTGGAATAACTCCGTTTTGTACGTGCCAACGTAAAATGA encodes the following:
- a CDS encoding glycosyltransferase family 2 protein, which translates into the protein MSCKPLVSVIVPVYNVEKYLLESVESLRKQTYPNLEIVLVDDGSPDNCPRLCDELAAQDNRIMVVHKKNGGLSDARNAGMQVATGDYVFFMDSDDEITPNCIELHCEAIAKNNADFSIANIRIIGSKSAVVKDLNPNLDENQPLKTYLNREWSASACNKLYRKSFLTKCGILFKKGLLHEDVLWSLKNSEYARKIAVVKEATYLYKIRNDSITTECVKKNRIDSLLFILQECWADWQGGLIPEPLKNIFAKFVDYWRFYTALALLRFDGTYGDRQKYYRELKKLKVEGQSFNKYGFFMNLPYIFFLLVMLPTLKAYKCVQKIAKQ
- a CDS encoding beta-1,6-N-acetylglucosaminyltransferase, coding for MNHAFLMMVHDEPELALRIVNRLIAPNHFIFMHIDRKISKEHFNFSLKGLTILPNDSRVRVSWGGFSQVEAEFQLMKSALTCGINMDYFHLISGHDYPIVSNNLLDDFF
- a CDS encoding lipopolysaccharide biosynthesis protein encodes the protein MMLTMIISLYTSRVVLQILGVDDYGIYQAVGGIVGFLSFVNNALSTGSSRFITFGLGENDPQKLKNIFSTTLTAHLCLAIFIAILAESAGLWFLHNKLVIAPERLDAAKFVLHLSVITAFFSLTQVPYGASIIAHEKMGIYAYVSIIEASLKLLIIYLLEIGSIDKLKLYALLLCLLQIGIIIFYRLYCIRNFDETKFRFYFDKKLFKEIASFSGWSLFANTAIALNNQGVLVLLNMFFSPAVVAARAISLQVNAAANQFVTNFQTAANPQIVKKYAAKDYEGSKQLLLATTKFSFYLMLLLSLPICLGTKQLLTLWLKTVPEYTIIFLQLAIIQSLFCVFDTSFYRALYAKGRLKENALISPLLGFIQFPIVYILFRLGFSPEALSWTSLFTYAFLGLVIKPLLIIKIVNYKWKDISSVFVPCFKVLCCALPAPLFLYYKLSDESYLSFFAVVILSVLSVITSSWFVGLETEMRNALKNKVKALLLKRSHP
- a CDS encoding glycosyltransferase, translating into MVYLVCQEWYNTKDNHAGIKHLCNELQRRYPDNYKSIVIPEYDNGKCHNKILKKFWRLNAYIRHRLYIHKIVLAFKKMLKPGDKVLLTEYLWKANTQLPIADAIKRSGMPVKVYAMAHLVPSIYDKKFSDSKLKKWIDAVDGVMTLGHSLSDYLVNRGVEKEKVFTTFHYVDLDYYHVLAPKDDVVTVIAMGNMMRNVTLLQSIVKQNSAVHFIICQGANDLSQFFEGLKNVELLPYITEAELRDYMNKASISLNVMVDTIGSNVIVTSMAMGLAMICSDVGSIRDYCDEKNTVFCDNHDENSWTDAIKTLSGDISRLKDMQKESLLKSRHFSFENFHCKLQQIMN